The Faecalibacter bovis genome includes the window AATGTGCCCAGCATGCAATAGGTCAAAAGCACTAAAAGTTATTCCAATTTTCATAGTTGTCTTTTTTAAGAGTTTAGTATATTTGGTTAGGTATTTTAATCGTTTCCTCGATCGTAATCATCTTCAATTCGGATGATATCTTCTTCGCCAAAATATGTCCCATGCTGTACTTCAATAAAAATTAAAGTTTCATCACCTATATTTTGGATTCTATGTTTAGCTTGTAAAGGAATGATAACTACTTCACCAGGATGGTAAATAGTATCAACACCGTCTAAAGTAACTTTTGCAGTTCCTTTAACGATTGTCCAA containing:
- a CDS encoding phosphomannose isomerase type II C-terminal cupin domain; this translates as MEIGNRPWGTYYVLEDEETHKVKRIEVNIGGRLSYQYHQHRAEVWTIVKGTAKVTLDGVDTIYHPGEVVIIPLQAKHRIQNIGDETLIFIEVQHGTYFGEEDIIRIEDDYDRGND